CGGGTAACACCGGGCGCGCCCTTTCGGTCATGGAGGCATCTGTAGCGCGTTGCGCCCCGGCAGCCCGAAATGGTCGGCCCGTTGATGAAACACATCAAAGTTCAGGCAAGGCCGTGCGTCGGGTTCCGCCAAAGAACTCGGACAATGGAACCGCAAGATCGGCGCGTTTTCAGACAGGCGGGGCAGCCGCGTATTCTCAATCCAAAGGAGTTCGTTAGTGTCAGTCAAAACTCCACAGAAAATTCAGGTTCGTAATCTGACGAAGCGATTCGGAAACCTGACGGTTCTCGACAGGATCAATTTCAGCGTGGCAAAGGGAGAACTGGTCGCCATTGTCGGCCCTACCGGGTGCGGCAAGACCACGTTTCTCAATATGTTGTCAAAACTGATGCCCGCCACTGAGGGCAATATTCTCATTGACGGTGAAGAGGCCAACCCGCGTACGCATAATATTTCCTACGTTTTTCAGGAGCCGACCTGTCTGCCCTGGCGCACCGTGCGGGAAAATGTGGCCTATGGCATGGAAATTAAAGGGGTTCCCCACAACGAGCGCATGAAGCGCAGCGACGCCATCATGGAACTGGTGGGGCTTTCAAGCTGCGCGAACCTGTATCCCAATCAGGTTTCGGCCAGCATGATCCAGCGTATCGCCGTCTCCAGAGCCTTTGCCGTTCAGCCGGACCTGCTGCTCATGGATGAACCCTACGGGCAGCTTGACGTCAAGCTGCGCTACTACCTTGAGGACGAGCTGGTCAACCTGTGGCGCACGCTCCAAAGCACCATCCTTTTTGTTACGCACAATATCGAAGAGGCCGTTTACGTGGCAGACCGCATTCTTGTGCTCTCCAATAAGCCCACGACCATAAAGTCTGAAATACATGTGGATATTGAGCGACCGCGCAAGCTGACGGATCCGCGCTTTGTGGAACTGCGCAGACAGGTGACCGAACTGATCCGCTGGTGGTAGCCATCAAGGCTTCGGAACCATCGAAGGAGACTACCGCATGGCTTATCAAGAAGTAAAAGTAAGACAGCCCCTGCTACTGACCATGTTACCCGTTCTGAGCCTGGCCTCGTTCTTTTTCGGCTGGCAGGCTGTGGTTTCGTTCGGGATCATTCCTAATGAACTTCTGGCCTCGCCTATGCAGGTTTTTCATGCGTTTCTGGATAAACTGCACGATCCCATGCCGGACGGTGCAATACTTTCGGCGCATATCTGGACCAGCATCAAGGAGGCCTTTATCGGCTACAGCCTTTCCCTGCTGGTGGGCATCCCCCTGGGGCTGGCAATGGGCTGGTTTCGTGTTGTGGAGGGCCTTGTGCGGCCCATATTTGAACTGATCCGGCCAATCCCCCCCATCGCCTGGATACCCCTGACCGTCTTCTGGTTCGGCATCGACCTGACCGGCAAAGTTTTCATCATCTGGATCGCGGGCATAGTGCCTTGCGTCATCAACTCTTATGTGGGCGTGCGGATGACCAATCCCGCCTTGATCCAGATGGCGCGCACTTACGGAGCCAATGACTGGCAGATATTCAAGGGCCTGTGCATTCCCTCGGCCCTGCCTATGGTTTTCGGCGCGTTGCAGATCGCTCTGGCCTACTGCTGGACCAACCTTGTGGGCGCTGAACTTCTGGCGGCAGATTCGGGCCTTGGCTACCTCATCACCATGGGCGGGCGCCTCATCCGCCCGGACATAGTACTGCTTGGCATGATCTGCGTTGGGCTGTCCGGCGCCTTCATCGGCGTCATTATCGACTATATCGAAAAGACGCTGCTGGCCGGCATCAGGAGGTAGGCATGAGTTCGCACATTGCCAATGAAACCGTTGGGACAATCAAGGAATCGCGGCCTTTGAGCGCCATGCTCATTCTTACCAACATCTATTTTTTGTACGGCGTTTCTTTGCTGACGTTCTTTGTGGTCTGGGATCGGGTGGCGGCCCTGAAGGTTTTTGACGATTCGCTGGCCCGGCCCTCTGAAGTGGTCATGCAGATCAAGATGCTGATGTCCATGAAGTTTGGCGGCACCAACCTTTGGGGGCATATCTGGGCCAGTACTCTGCGCGTGCTCATGGGGTTCAGCCTGGCCGCCGTCGTGGCCGTACCCCTGGGCCTGTTCATGGCGCTGAACAAATACGTCAACGCTATTGTCAAACCCCTTTTCGACCTCTTGAAGCCCATGCCGCCCATTGCCTGGGTGTCGCTGGCCATCCTGTGGTTCGGCGTGGGCGAATTTGCCAAGGTATTTATCATTATCATCGGCACGTTCGTGCCGTGTCTGCTCAATTCCTACAACGGCATCCGCCTGGTGGAGCCGGAACTTTACGATGTGGTTCGCGTGCTTGGTGGCAACAGAAAGGACGAGATATTTCAGGTGTCCTTTCCTGCCTCCTTTCCTTCGGTGTTCGCCGGTTTGCAGATATCGATGAGCATCGCCTGGACGTGCGTGCTGGCGGCGGAACTGATGAATGCCCGCGACGGCATTGGCTTTCTCATCAAGCGTGGCATGGATACCCACCAGCCAGCCCTGGTGTTGAGCGGCATGATTCTTATCGCCGCTGCGGCCTGGTGCACTTCTCAGGTTCTGACCCTGATTGAACGCAAGTTCTGCCCCTGGCAGCGCAGTATCGATAACCTGTGATGCCTCTTAGCAGCGCAATTGAGGGAAACGGCATGGAAAAACTCATCAAGATTGAATGCAACGATATCAGCAAGACTTTTATCCAGAAGGGCACGGTTGAAGTTCCCGTCATAAAGGACGTGAGCCTGGCCGTGCACGAAAACGAGTTTCTGGTCATCCTTGGCCCCGGTCAGTGCGGCAAGTCCACGCTTTTGCGTATCATTGCCGGGCTTGAGGTGCCGGACAAGGGCTTTGTGACCATGCCCGACGGCCCCATTGTGGGGCCTGGCCCGGACAGGGGACTGGTTTTTCAGGGCTATATGCTCTTTGCCTGGGAAACCGTGTTCGGCAATGTGGAAATGGGCCTCAAGCTGCGCAAGGTGCCCAAGGCGGAGCGGCGCGAAATTACCATGCACTACATCAACATGGTCGGCCTTGCCGGTTTTGAAAATCACTACCCCCATCAGCTTTCCGGGGGCATGAAGCAGCGGGTGGGCATTGCCCGCGCGTATGCCAACAGCCCTGAGGTCATGCTGATGGACGAGCCCTTCGGGCAGCTGGACGCCCAGACCCGCATGTTCATGCA
This DNA window, taken from Desulfovibrio sp. 86, encodes the following:
- a CDS encoding ABC transporter ATP-binding protein — translated: MSVKTPQKIQVRNLTKRFGNLTVLDRINFSVAKGELVAIVGPTGCGKTTFLNMLSKLMPATEGNILIDGEEANPRTHNISYVFQEPTCLPWRTVRENVAYGMEIKGVPHNERMKRSDAIMELVGLSSCANLYPNQVSASMIQRIAVSRAFAVQPDLLLMDEPYGQLDVKLRYYLEDELVNLWRTLQSTILFVTHNIEEAVYVADRILVLSNKPTTIKSEIHVDIERPRKLTDPRFVELRRQVTELIRWW
- a CDS encoding ABC transporter permease, which gives rise to MAYQEVKVRQPLLLTMLPVLSLASFFFGWQAVVSFGIIPNELLASPMQVFHAFLDKLHDPMPDGAILSAHIWTSIKEAFIGYSLSLLVGIPLGLAMGWFRVVEGLVRPIFELIRPIPPIAWIPLTVFWFGIDLTGKVFIIWIAGIVPCVINSYVGVRMTNPALIQMARTYGANDWQIFKGLCIPSALPMVFGALQIALAYCWTNLVGAELLAADSGLGYLITMGGRLIRPDIVLLGMICVGLSGAFIGVIIDYIEKTLLAGIRR
- a CDS encoding ABC transporter permease — encoded protein: MSSHIANETVGTIKESRPLSAMLILTNIYFLYGVSLLTFFVVWDRVAALKVFDDSLARPSEVVMQIKMLMSMKFGGTNLWGHIWASTLRVLMGFSLAAVVAVPLGLFMALNKYVNAIVKPLFDLLKPMPPIAWVSLAILWFGVGEFAKVFIIIIGTFVPCLLNSYNGIRLVEPELYDVVRVLGGNRKDEIFQVSFPASFPSVFAGLQISMSIAWTCVLAAELMNARDGIGFLIKRGMDTHQPALVLSGMILIAAAAWCTSQVLTLIERKFCPWQRSIDNL
- a CDS encoding ABC transporter ATP-binding protein, translating into MEKLIKIECNDISKTFIQKGTVEVPVIKDVSLAVHENEFLVILGPGQCGKSTLLRIIAGLEVPDKGFVTMPDGPIVGPGPDRGLVFQGYMLFAWETVFGNVEMGLKLRKVPKAERREITMHYINMVGLAGFENHYPHQLSGGMKQRVGIARAYANSPEVMLMDEPFGQLDAQTRMFMQQEITSIWEREKRTIIFVTNNIDEALFLGDRIVLMEGKLPGTIKEEFMVDLPRPREHTDMELLHMREVITERTELVL